The sequence below is a genomic window from Deinococcus terrestris.
GTGGGGGCTTTCCCTTCGGCAGCGTGGCGAACCTGCGGGCGGACCTGCGGGCGGGGCTCATCGGCACCACGCTGGGGCAGGTGCGGGCGGCGCGGGCGGCGGGACGAGAGGCTGGGGCCGTGGTCGTGGTGGGCGACGCACACGCGCTTACCCTGGGGTCACTGGCGGCGCAGGCGGGGCGTGTGCAGCTGGTGCATGTGCAGCCCCTCCTCAGCGCCCACTATGCCGAGGGGCTGGGGCTGCGGGGGGCACTGCGCGAGCTGAACGCGCTGGGCGCCAATCTCCCGCTGCCCTCCGAACTTGCCCTCTCGCGGCGGGCGCACGCCGTCTACCTGCGGGACGCGGCCACCGCCCGGCTGTACGCGGCGCGGGGGGTGCGTGCCCGCTGGGCGGGGAGTTTTGCGATGGACACGCTTCCGGCGCCCGAGCGGGACCTCTCCGCCCTGATTGGAGGTCGCCCGGTCCTCGCCCTCCTGCCGGGATCGCGGGAGGACCACCGGGAGAGCCTGCCCCTGATGCTGCGGGCCGCCGCCCGGTTGCCGGAGGTGACCCCCCTCGTCGCGTGGGCGCACGGGTGGGACGCCGTAACCCTGCCGCCGGGCTGGGCGCTGCGGGCACAGGACAACCGGACGGCCTGGGCGCACGGCGAGGGCACGCGGGTTGCCCTGCTGCGCGGCGCGTTCGGGGCCGTGGCGCGGGCGGCGGACGTGGCCGTCGGCACGGCGGGCACCGCCAACGAGCAGCTCGCCGGGCTGGGGGTGCCCGTGGTCGCCTTTCCCACGCGGGGGCCGCAGTTCACCCCCGGCTTCCTGCGGCGACAGGGGCGCTTGCTGGCAGAGGCGCTGCGGCCCGTCCCGTCCGACCCGGATGCGGTCGCGGCGGAGGTGCGGGCGCTGCTGGGAGACGGCCGGGCGCGGGCGCGGGCGGCCCTCGCCGGAATGACGCGGGTGGGGCCGGGCGGGGCGCTGCCCGTCATCGCGGCAGACCTGCGGGCACTGCTGGATCAGCGGCCGTAACTCGCCGCGAGGCGCCGCCACCCCTCTCGCCACCCGATGTGACGCGGCGGCAGATCGCGCAGGAGGACGGGCTGAAGGTCCTGCCCGGCCAATCCCACGAGCAGCGCGTCCAGCAGGGCCGGGGTCACCGTTGGCCCGTCGTGCAGCAGGATCACGCTGCCGGGCCGGACGCGGTCGAGGACGCCCGCAGCGAGGCTCGCCGCGTCCTCCCCCGCCCAGTCGCGGCCCTCCACGTCCCAGAGGGCCACCTCGCGCCCGGCGAGGCGGGCCAGCAGGCGGGTCAGCGGGCCGTGCCCCCCGTAAGGCGGGCGGTAGAGGTGCGGCCCCGGCTCCCCCGCGCGGGGATGCCAGCGCACCTGTGCCCACTCGCGCCACGGGGGCAGCAGCAGGGCGTGGACATGCCAGCGCCCGTGCGCTTCCAGCCCATGCCCGGCGGTGCGAAGGGCGGTCAGATGCCCCGGCCAGCCCCCAGCGGCGGGCGCGGTCACGAAGAAAGTCGCGGCGGCCGCGTGTCGGGCCAGCACCGCCAGCAGCTCGGGGGTCCGTTCGCTAGGGCCATCATCAAAGGTGAGGGCCACCCTCGGACGGGCGCGGTCTCCCGGTCCCAGCGCCCCCCACCCGGCGGCGCGTCCCCCCACCTCGGCGGCGAGGACGGCGCCCATCCCGGCGAGGGCCGCCCACCTCCACCCTCTCATGAGCCCGGCTCGCCTGCTACCCTGGCGCGGTGCCAGAGGTCACCGGGCCGGAGTTCACGGTCGTCATTCCCGCACGCAACGAGGCGGCTTCCTTGCCGCTGACCCTGCGTGCCCTGCACCGCCAGACGCTGGCCCCACGGGAGATCATCGTGGTGGACCACGCCAGTCAGGACGGCACGGCGGCGGTCGCGCGGGCCTGGGGAGCGCGGGTGGTGACGTGCCGCGAGCCCGGTATCGGCCGCGTTCGGCAGACGGGACTGGACGCCGCCCAGACCGAGTGGGTCGCCACCACCGACGCCGACTCGCTGCCCGTGCCAGGCTGGCTGGCCGCGCTCGCGGGGGCCGCGCCGGGCCGGGTGGCCCTCTACGGCCCGCTGCGCTTCTGCGGGGTTTCGCCCGCGCTCGCGGCGGCGTCGGAGGTAGGGTACACGGCTTTCCTGCGGGCCTGCGACCTCGCCGGGCGGCCCAACCTCGCCGGGGCGAACATGGCGTACTCGCGGGGGGCGGCGCTGCTGGCCGGGGGCTACCCGGACGTGGAAGCGCTGGAGGACGTGCGGCTCGGCCTCGCGCTGGCCCGGCTGGGCGAGGTGGCCTACGTGCCCGGCGCCGGGGTGGAGACGAGTGCCCGGCGCCTCTCGGGGGGCGTCGGCCCCTTTCTGTGGCGGCACCTCCTCAACCTCAGCGGTCATACACGAGGGTATTTCGGACCGTGAGGGGGGACGCCGCCTCCGCGAACGCCACCTCCTGCGGCATGCCCAGCACGCCGGAATACACGTCCAGCACCCGCTCGGCCACGCCCCCCGGCGTCCAGGTGGCCCCGTGCCGCCGCGCCCCGCGCGAGAGCCGCGCCCACAGCGCCGGGTCCCCCAGGATCGCCGCCGCGTGCCGGGTCAGGGCCTCCACGTCTCCCGGCGCCACGAGGTACCCGCTGCGACCCGCCGCCACCCCGCTCAGCGTGCCGCGTGCGCCCACCGCCACGACGGGCACGCCCATCAGTTGGGCCTCCTGCAACACCAGCCCCTGCGTCTCGGTGTCGCTGGCAAAGAGGAACAGCTCGGCCAGCCGGTAGTACGCCCCGATCTCGGTCCAGGGCCGCACCCCCAGGAAGCTCACCCGGTCGGCCACCCCCCGGCGTTCCGCGTGCTCCTCCAGCCGCCCGCGTTCCGGCCCCTCTCCCAGCACCACGAGGTGCGCGTCGGGCAGCCCGGCCAGCGCTTCCAGCACGAGGTCAAAGCGCTTCTCGCGGGCCAGTCGCCCCACGGTGAGGAGCCGACGCCGTCCGGCGGGCCAGGGATTCCGGGTGGGCGGGGCGCCCCGCAACACCTCCGGGTCCACGGCGGTCGGGATAACGACCGGGTTGCGGACCCCCATCTCACGGGTCACGTCCAGCATTCCGGCGGTCGGCATGATGACCGCGTCGGCGCGGCGGTAATAGCGGCCCATCACGCGGGTCACCACGCGGGTCTGGCGTTGCAGGGCGGTCAGGCCCGGCACGTAATGGGTATAGGCCTCGACGTGGGTGTGGTACGTCGCCACGTGCGGCACCCCCCACTTGCGGGCCAGCCGCGCTCCGGCCAGCCCCAGGGTCAGGGGCGTGTGCGTGTGCACGAGGTCATAGCACTGGGAGAAGTCGCGCCGGGTGGGCCACGCCAGCCGGTAGGTCGGCAGGAAGAGGTAGCGCACACTGGCCGCCCGCCGCACATCTGGGCGGGTGTCCTGGGCTTCCGGGAAGAAGGGGGCCACCACCTCCACGTGATGCCCCCGCGCCCGCAGCTCGTCGCTGAGCAGCCCCACGCTCGTCACGATGCCGTTCTGGTCAGGAAGGAAGGTGTCGGTAAACAGCCCGATGCGCAGCGGTCTCATACGCCGCACCCGCGGACCCGTTGGCTGAGGAGAGGCTGAAGCATCGCTGAACGAGAGCATACGACGCCGCGGATGAGAGGTGCGTGGGGTCTGCACGCTACAGTCGGAAGATGCGCCCTTCGCCCTCGCCCCTACGACGCGCCCTGCTGCGGGCCGGGGCCGGGGGAGCGCTGGCGGGCGGCGACCCCGGTGCGCCCCACCTCGGGCTGGTCGTGCCTGTGCGGACGCCGGACGAGTTGGCAGCAGTGGTGGACACGGGCATCCGGGTCACCCTGCTGATTTCCCCCGCTCTGGCCCGCCTCGCTCCCGAAGTCGTCCGCGCCGCCGCCAAGCTGGGGCACGAGATCGCTGGCTTGGGCGCACCGGAGGGCATCGCCGCGCTGGAGGTCGCCGCCGGGCGGCCGGTCACCCTCTGGAGCGCCAAGGCGCCGCCCGCCTCACCCGCCCGACTTGCTGCGCTCGGTTTGACGCCCCTCCCCCTTCCCCTCCCCACCCCGGAACCCGGCGGCACGTGGCAGCTTCCCCCCGCCGACCTCGCGGCCGAGGTGCCCCGGTTGCGGGCGCTGGGGTACCGGCCCGGTCCGGTGGGCGAGCTACCGGGGCTGCGGCGGGCGCGGGGACGGGACCTGGGGCTGCACCTCTACCGCCGGGCGGTGGACGACCGCTTCGCGCGGGCGCACCGGGTCCGGGCACTGACCGAGCGGGCCGACGGGGTGCTGCGCGTGAGCCGCCAGCCCGCCCCGCCCGAGTTGGGGTGGCCGACCGGCGCGGCAGTGGCCGAGCTGCACGTCCATTCGCCGCGCCTCGTGGGGCTGAGTGCCCGCAGTCCGCTGACCGCCTACCGCGCCTTTGCCCGCTCGCTGCGTGACGTGGCGGCGGTGCTGCGCGACGATCCCGAGTTTTCAGAAGTCGCCGGGGTCGTCGCCGTCACCCTCTTTCACGAGCCGCTGGCGGCCCAGGGCTTCCAGACCCAGCGCCTCCCCCCGCTGCGGGCGCGGCTCTACGGCCTGGGCTTCCGGCTGATGCGCCGGGTGTACGGCACGGCGGTTCCCACCTCCGAACCGGAGCCGAGGCTCGCGTGGATGGAGCGAGCGGCGTTTCTGGCGCGGCACGGGTGAGGTGAAAGGGATCGGGAGACAGCCATGACGATTGTGACGACCGCCGACCATCCCCACCTGCACACTCAGGCCGGGGAAGCTTTCCGGGAACGGTGGCCCGAGTTCATCTTCCATGACCCCGTTCCGGCCCGCCTCATGCCCCAGGTCCACAGCTCCTTCCCCGACTACAACGTCCTGCTCTTGGAGGGCGAGCGGGCACTTGCGGGGGGCTGGGGCGTGACCTTCGCCTGGGACGGGACCTTTGCCGACCTTCCAGACGGGTACGGCGGGGCACTCGTGCGGGCCGTGACCGGTCGCGAGACGGGGACGCGGCCCAATACCCTGTGTTTCATGGCGGCCTCGGTCGCGGTGGGGGCCGACAGGCGTGGGCTGGCGGCGGAGGTGCTGGGGGCGCTGACGGGGCGGGCGCGGGCGGCAGGGTTAACCCACGTCGTGGCTCCCCTGCGGCCTACCTGGAAACACCGCTATCCCCAGGTGCCGATGGCCGAGTATGCCCGCTGGCAGCGCGGGGACGGCCTCTCCATTGACCCCTGGATTCGGACGCATCAACGGTTGGGCGCCACCATCCTCGGCCCGGCGCCCCGCTCCATGGTCATAGAAGGCCGCGTGGCCGACTGGGAAGCCTGGACAGAGATGGTGTTTCCCGTGACGGGGCTCTACTTCGTGCCGGACGCGCTGGGGTGGGTCCACATCGACCGCGAGGAGGACCGGGGCCTTTACGTGGAGGAAAACCTCTGGGTGCAGCATCCCGCCCTGACGGGTCCGGCCCGCTGAGCCGGGCGCCGTCCCCCTACCCCGGCAGCGCGAACACCACCGCTGTCCCCCGCCCCGGCTCGCTCTCCAGCTCCAGCTCGCCCCCGGCCAGCGCCACCCGTTCCCGCAGCCCGATCAGG
It includes:
- a CDS encoding YkoP family protein — protein: MRPSPSPLRRALLRAGAGGALAGGDPGAPHLGLVVPVRTPDELAAVVDTGIRVTLLISPALARLAPEVVRAAAKLGHEIAGLGAPEGIAALEVAAGRPVTLWSAKAPPASPARLAALGLTPLPLPLPTPEPGGTWQLPPADLAAEVPRLRALGYRPGPVGELPGLRRARGRDLGLHLYRRAVDDRFARAHRVRALTERADGVLRVSRQPAPPELGWPTGAAVAELHVHSPRLVGLSARSPLTAYRAFARSLRDVAAVLRDDPEFSEVAGVVAVTLFHEPLAAQGFQTQRLPPLRARLYGLGFRLMRRVYGTAVPTSEPEPRLAWMERAAFLARHG
- a CDS encoding polysaccharide deacetylase family protein, with the translated sequence MRGWRWAALAGMGAVLAAEVGGRAAGWGALGPGDRARPRVALTFDDGPSERTPELLAVLARHAAAATFFVTAPAAGGWPGHLTALRTAGHGLEAHGRWHVHALLLPPWREWAQVRWHPRAGEPGPHLYRPPYGGHGPLTRLLARLAGREVALWDVEGRDWAGEDAASLAAGVLDRVRPGSVILLHDGPTVTPALLDALLVGLAGQDLQPVLLRDLPPRHIGWREGWRRLAASYGR
- a CDS encoding lipid-A-disaccharide synthase-related protein, producing MPSSPARPLLLLSNGTAEDLIGARLLREVGRPAWVLPLVGEGRAYAGVPGAVRVGPTLTLPSGGFPFGSVANLRADLRAGLIGTTLGQVRAARAAGREAGAVVVVGDAHALTLGSLAAQAGRVQLVHVQPLLSAHYAEGLGLRGALRELNALGANLPLPSELALSRRAHAVYLRDAATARLYAARGVRARWAGSFAMDTLPAPERDLSALIGGRPVLALLPGSREDHRESLPLMLRAAARLPEVTPLVAWAHGWDAVTLPPGWALRAQDNRTAWAHGEGTRVALLRGAFGAVARAADVAVGTAGTANEQLAGLGVPVVAFPTRGPQFTPGFLRRQGRLLAEALRPVPSDPDAVAAEVRALLGDGRARARAALAGMTRVGPGGALPVIAADLRALLDQRP
- a CDS encoding glycosyltransferase family 4 protein; amino-acid sequence: MRPLRIGLFTDTFLPDQNGIVTSVGLLSDELRARGHHVEVVAPFFPEAQDTRPDVRRAASVRYLFLPTYRLAWPTRRDFSQCYDLVHTHTPLTLGLAGARLARKWGVPHVATYHTHVEAYTHYVPGLTALQRQTRVVTRVMGRYYRRADAVIMPTAGMLDVTREMGVRNPVVIPTAVDPEVLRGAPPTRNPWPAGRRRLLTVGRLAREKRFDLVLEALAGLPDAHLVVLGEGPERGRLEEHAERRGVADRVSFLGVRPWTEIGAYYRLAELFLFASDTETQGLVLQEAQLMGVPVVAVGARGTLSGVAAGRSGYLVAPGDVEALTRHAAAILGDPALWARLSRGARRHGATWTPGGVAERVLDVYSGVLGMPQEVAFAEAASPLTVRNTLVYDR
- a CDS encoding glycosyltransferase, producing MPEVTGPEFTVVIPARNEAASLPLTLRALHRQTLAPREIIVVDHASQDGTAAVARAWGARVVTCREPGIGRVRQTGLDAAQTEWVATTDADSLPVPGWLAALAGAAPGRVALYGPLRFCGVSPALAAASEVGYTAFLRACDLAGRPNLAGANMAYSRGAALLAGGYPDVEALEDVRLGLALARLGEVAYVPGAGVETSARRLSGGVGPFLWRHLLNLSGHTRGYFGP